The proteins below are encoded in one region of Streptomyces roseirectus:
- a CDS encoding glycosyltransferase, whose protein sequence is MHVLVVHNRYASAQPSGENRVVDQEVALLRGAGHRVEVFERRSDDIPGRSLPGKAALPFLVPWNPGVRKELAARLRAARPDVVHVHNVFPLLSPAVLAACADAGVPAVATLHNYTQVCPPGTLQRDGRPCAECVGGSPLPAVRHGCYRGSRLATVPLAVSLSVNRRRWWSGVERFFCISAAQREVLVRSGMPAGLLAVKHNFVPDPGSCRSGPGEHVLYLGRLAEAKGLRLLMAAWDGLAAGGGVGVPLVIAGTGPLEAEVRAWAAGRDDVRFAGLYDTAQCQDAVARAVAVVAPSTWLETFGLVVVEAMAAGVPAVAAGHGSFVELIEDGVTGLLHRPGESGSLAACLRRITSDPAFGRELGRAARHRYEQGFSPAVGLERLLEGYRAAIAGRTGSLGGQQK, encoded by the coding sequence ATGCACGTCCTCGTGGTGCACAACCGGTACGCGTCGGCGCAGCCGAGCGGGGAGAACAGGGTCGTCGACCAGGAGGTGGCGCTGCTGCGCGGGGCCGGGCACCGGGTCGAGGTGTTCGAGCGGCGCAGCGACGACATCCCGGGCCGGTCCCTGCCGGGCAAGGCGGCGCTGCCGTTCCTGGTGCCGTGGAACCCGGGCGTCCGCAAGGAGCTGGCCGCGCGACTGCGGGCGGCGCGGCCGGACGTGGTGCACGTCCACAACGTGTTCCCGCTGCTGTCGCCGGCGGTGCTGGCGGCCTGCGCGGACGCCGGGGTGCCGGCGGTGGCGACGCTGCACAACTACACGCAGGTCTGTCCGCCGGGCACGCTCCAGCGCGACGGCCGCCCGTGCGCGGAGTGCGTCGGGGGTTCGCCGCTGCCCGCCGTGCGACACGGCTGCTACCGGGGGTCGCGGCTGGCGACGGTGCCGCTCGCGGTGAGCCTGTCGGTCAACCGGCGGCGCTGGTGGTCGGGGGTGGAGCGGTTCTTCTGCATCTCGGCGGCGCAGCGCGAGGTCCTGGTGCGCTCCGGGATGCCCGCAGGGCTGCTGGCGGTGAAGCACAACTTCGTGCCCGATCCGGGGAGTTGCCGCAGCGGGCCCGGGGAGCACGTGCTGTATCTGGGGCGGCTCGCCGAGGCCAAGGGCCTGCGGCTGCTGATGGCCGCGTGGGACGGCCTCGCCGCCGGCGGCGGGGTGGGCGTGCCGCTGGTGATCGCCGGGACGGGGCCGCTGGAGGCGGAGGTGCGGGCGTGGGCGGCGGGCCGGGACGACGTGCGTTTCGCCGGCCTGTACGACACGGCCCAGTGTCAGGACGCCGTCGCGCGGGCGGTCGCCGTGGTGGCGCCGTCGACGTGGCTGGAGACGTTCGGGCTGGTCGTCGTGGAGGCGATGGCGGCCGGGGTGCCGGCCGTCGCCGCGGGCCACGGGTCCTTCGTCGAGCTGATCGAGGACGGGGTCACGGGGCTCTTGCACCGGCCGGGCGAGTCCGGCTCGCTCGCCGCGTGTCTGCGCCGGATCACGTCCGACCCTGCGTTCGGCAGGGAGCTGGGCCGGGCGGCCCGGCACCGCTACGAACAGGGCTTCAGTCCGGCCGTCGGGCTGGAGCGCCTGCTGGAGGGGTACCGCGCCGCGATCGCGGGGCGGACCGGATCACTTGGGGGGCAACAGAAATGA
- a CDS encoding sugar phosphate nucleotidyltransferase: MKVVLFCGGYGMRMRSGASDDVPKPMAMVGPRPLIWHVMRYYAHFGHTEFILCLGYGAHHIKDFFLHYEETTSNDFVLRGGRTELLSTDIASWTITFVQTGVESPIGERLRRVREHLDGDEMFLANYADVLTDAPLPEMIEKFAARDAGASMMVVPPQSSFHCVDLGDDGLVGGITPVSELPLWENGGYFVLRQEVFDHIPEGGDLVADGCAELAKRGRLVAHQHRGFWKPTDTVKERAALDEAYARGRRPWAVWERV, from the coding sequence ATGAAGGTCGTACTGTTCTGCGGCGGTTACGGGATGCGGATGCGCAGCGGTGCCTCCGACGACGTGCCCAAGCCGATGGCGATGGTCGGTCCCCGGCCGCTGATCTGGCACGTGATGCGCTACTACGCGCACTTCGGGCACACCGAGTTCATCCTGTGCCTGGGCTACGGGGCGCACCACATCAAGGACTTCTTCCTGCACTACGAGGAGACGACGTCCAACGACTTCGTGCTGCGCGGCGGGCGCACCGAGCTGCTGTCGACGGACATCGCGTCGTGGACGATCACGTTCGTGCAGACCGGCGTCGAGTCACCGATCGGGGAGCGGCTGCGGCGGGTGCGCGAGCACCTGGACGGCGACGAGATGTTCCTCGCCAACTACGCGGACGTCCTCACCGACGCCCCGCTGCCGGAGATGATCGAGAAGTTCGCGGCGCGGGACGCGGGGGCGTCGATGATGGTGGTGCCGCCGCAGTCGTCGTTCCACTGCGTGGACCTGGGCGACGACGGACTGGTGGGCGGCATCACCCCGGTGAGCGAGCTGCCGCTGTGGGAGAACGGCGGCTACTTCGTGCTGCGTCAGGAGGTCTTCGACCACATCCCGGAGGGCGGTGACCTGGTCGCCGACGGGTGCGCGGAACTCGCCAAGCGGGGGCGGCTGGTGGCGCACCAGCACCGGGGGTTCTGGAAGCCGACGGACACGGTGAAGGAGCGGGCCGCCCTCGACGAGGCGTATGCGCGCGGCCGGCGTCCGTGGGCCGTGTGGGAGCGGGTGTGA
- a CDS encoding polysaccharide pyruvyl transferase family protein has translation MRSRTHRPSRQRPVRVGVFGLLGSGNLGNDGSLEALLGYLRAARPDAVVDALCGGPEAVSARFGIPATRLHWYRGEYRTASRAGAVVGKGIGKLVDAVRTAAWVRRHDVVIVPGMGVLEATLPLRPWGFPYALFLLCASGRLTRTPVALVGVGAARIGSRPVRTLVRWSARLAAHRSYRDDLSREAMRAMGVDTSRDAVHPDLAFALPAPPAGPPSDVVCVGVMAFHGGNDDRARAEEIHRRYLDGTVRFVRALVAEGRPVRLLTGDGVDAAVVETILGAVDSPLVSAAETASLADLMKETAAAGAVVATRYHNLICALRAGTPTLALTYAAKSGALMDRMGLAAYCHPADEVDAERLLARFRELEKNAPDLRRVLAERNLAAARELDAHFTALTMALFPAEVS, from the coding sequence GTGAGGTCTCGCACTCACCGGCCGTCCCGGCAACGCCCCGTGCGCGTCGGCGTGTTCGGGCTGCTCGGCTCCGGGAACCTCGGCAACGACGGGTCCCTCGAAGCGCTGCTCGGGTACCTGCGTGCCGCGCGCCCGGACGCGGTCGTGGACGCGCTGTGCGGCGGGCCCGAGGCCGTGTCCGCGCGGTTCGGGATCCCGGCGACGCGGCTGCACTGGTACCGGGGCGAGTACCGGACGGCGTCCCGCGCGGGCGCGGTCGTCGGCAAAGGGATCGGGAAGCTCGTCGACGCCGTCCGCACCGCCGCCTGGGTGCGCCGGCACGACGTGGTGATCGTGCCGGGCATGGGCGTCCTGGAGGCGACGCTGCCGCTGCGGCCCTGGGGGTTCCCGTACGCGCTGTTCCTGCTGTGCGCGAGCGGGCGGCTGACGCGGACGCCGGTCGCGCTGGTCGGGGTCGGGGCCGCCCGCATCGGGAGCCGGCCGGTGCGGACGCTGGTGCGCTGGTCGGCGCGGCTCGCGGCCCACCGCTCCTACCGCGACGACCTCTCGCGGGAGGCGATGCGGGCGATGGGCGTGGACACCTCGCGCGACGCGGTCCACCCCGACCTGGCGTTCGCCCTGCCGGCGCCGCCCGCAGGCCCGCCGTCGGACGTCGTCTGCGTCGGCGTGATGGCCTTCCACGGCGGCAACGACGACCGGGCGCGCGCCGAGGAGATCCACCGGCGCTATCTCGACGGGACGGTCCGGTTCGTGCGCGCGCTGGTCGCCGAGGGCAGGCCGGTGCGGCTGCTCACCGGGGACGGCGTCGACGCGGCCGTGGTCGAGACGATCCTCGGCGCGGTGGACTCGCCGCTGGTCAGCGCCGCCGAGACGGCGTCGCTCGCCGACCTGATGAAGGAGACGGCCGCCGCCGGCGCCGTCGTCGCGACCCGATACCACAACCTGATCTGCGCGCTGCGGGCCGGCACCCCGACGCTCGCCCTCACCTACGCGGCGAAGAGCGGCGCGCTCATGGACCGCATGGGGCTGGCCGCGTACTGCCACCCGGCCGACGAGGTCGACGCCGAGCGGCTGCTCGCGCGGTTCCGGGAGCTGGAGAAGAACGCCCCCGACCTGCGGCGGGTCCTCGCCGAGCGCAACCTCGCCGCCGCCCGGGAACTCGACGCGCACTTCACCGCCCTGACCATGGCCCTGTTTCCTGCGGAGGTTTCGTGA
- a CDS encoding class I SAM-dependent methyltransferase gives MTGCRLCGSAALASVVDLGATPPCESFLAADELDRPEPAYPLHLRVCTECWLAQIPPLITPEETFTQYAYFSSYSTSWVEHARAFVDGAVRRLGLGPDAFVVEVASNDGYLLKHVVDRGIRCLGVEPSVNVGAAAREAGVPTLTAFLDPRTGAEVRAEHGPADLVVANNVYAHIPDVVGFTRGLRALVADDGWVSIEVQHLLTLIEENQYDTIYHEHFQYYSVAAAIRALASGGLTLVDVELLPTHGGSIRLWARPAEVAGEPSRRVAEVLDREKAAGLQELSGYTQFSARVAKVRRDLLRFLIDAAERGETVVGYGAPGKGNTLLNHCGVRPDLLPYTVDRNPYKHGRFTPGARIPILAPERIAADKPDYVLVLPWNLRAELTEQLSFVHAWGGRLVFPIPELSVVGGTS, from the coding sequence ATGACAGGATGCCGGCTCTGCGGTTCGGCGGCGCTCGCGAGCGTCGTCGACCTGGGGGCGACACCGCCGTGCGAGAGCTTCCTCGCCGCGGACGAACTGGACCGGCCCGAACCGGCGTACCCGCTGCACCTGCGGGTGTGCACGGAGTGCTGGCTCGCGCAGATCCCGCCGCTGATCACACCGGAGGAGACGTTCACGCAGTACGCGTACTTCTCCTCGTACTCGACGTCGTGGGTGGAGCACGCGCGCGCCTTCGTCGACGGCGCCGTGCGGCGGCTGGGGCTTGGGCCCGACGCGTTCGTGGTCGAGGTCGCGAGCAACGACGGATATCTGCTGAAGCACGTGGTGGACCGGGGGATCCGCTGCCTGGGCGTCGAGCCGTCGGTGAACGTGGGCGCCGCCGCGCGCGAGGCGGGGGTGCCGACGCTGACCGCGTTCCTCGACCCGCGGACGGGGGCGGAGGTACGGGCCGAGCACGGGCCCGCCGATCTCGTCGTCGCCAACAACGTGTACGCGCACATCCCCGACGTCGTCGGTTTCACGCGGGGGCTGCGCGCGCTGGTCGCCGACGACGGCTGGGTGTCGATCGAGGTGCAGCACCTGCTGACGCTGATCGAGGAGAACCAGTACGACACGATCTACCACGAGCACTTCCAGTACTACTCGGTCGCCGCCGCGATCCGGGCGCTGGCCAGCGGCGGGCTCACGCTCGTCGACGTGGAGCTGCTGCCCACGCACGGCGGGTCGATCCGGCTGTGGGCGCGCCCGGCGGAGGTGGCCGGTGAGCCGTCGCGGAGAGTCGCCGAGGTCCTGGACCGGGAGAAGGCCGCCGGGCTCCAGGAGCTGTCCGGGTACACGCAGTTCTCGGCGCGGGTGGCGAAGGTGCGCCGCGATCTGCTGCGGTTCCTGATCGACGCGGCCGAGCGCGGGGAGACGGTCGTCGGGTACGGGGCGCCGGGCAAGGGCAACACCCTGCTCAACCACTGCGGGGTGCGCCCCGACCTGCTGCCGTACACCGTCGACCGCAACCCCTACAAGCACGGCCGGTTCACGCCGGGCGCGCGTATCCCGATCCTGGCGCCGGAGCGGATCGCCGCGGACAAGCCGGACTACGTGCTGGTCCTGCCGTGGAACCTGCGCGCCGAACTGACCGAGCAGTTGTCGTTCGTCCACGCGTGGGGCGGGCGGCTCGTCTTTCCCATACCGGAACTGAGCGTTGTCGGGGGCACCTCATGA
- a CDS encoding O-antigen ligase domain-containing protein gives MGTGRTSKVVGLVWGLLILNTLGSAGAKTIVPLPRSLIQMATMGALVAAFALALAVNVRLRVRPSAYLLLLTLLLVPSVLASAHLESGFGALFRCARLALFVGTLWLLSRWWDGGETFVRHHIRTYFVVLGSVAAGLAVSPGAAMPELYGGRLVGALWPLTPPQIGQYAAVIIGLTVLLLVGRRTGGRSAALVIVPSLVLLALTHTRTATLGLLVGLVVAVGSLVLTSGAARRFFTGAVVITVVVAVGFAPLVQAWFLRGQSQENFTSLTGRAKVWDALLAAPRSTTEHLFGAGLGDKSFAGLPIDNSWLAVYHEQGMTGVVLVGAFLVVLGAVALLRPPSLGRACALFLITYCAIASYTEAGLGDASPYLLHLAVAASLLATPAATPADRLPQPLGPSQPLGLSRPPLDTERR, from the coding sequence ATGGGTACCGGGCGCACGTCGAAGGTGGTCGGGCTGGTGTGGGGGCTGCTGATCCTCAACACGCTGGGTTCGGCGGGGGCGAAGACGATCGTCCCGTTGCCGCGGTCGCTGATCCAGATGGCGACGATGGGGGCGCTGGTCGCGGCGTTCGCGCTGGCGCTCGCGGTGAACGTGCGGCTGCGGGTGCGGCCCAGCGCCTATCTGCTCCTGCTGACGCTGCTGCTGGTGCCGAGCGTGCTGGCGAGCGCGCATCTGGAGTCGGGGTTCGGTGCGCTGTTCCGGTGCGCGCGGCTGGCTCTGTTCGTCGGCACGCTGTGGCTGCTGAGCCGGTGGTGGGACGGGGGCGAGACGTTCGTCCGGCATCACATCCGGACGTACTTCGTGGTGCTGGGGTCGGTGGCGGCCGGGCTCGCGGTGTCGCCGGGGGCGGCCATGCCGGAGCTGTACGGGGGGCGGCTGGTGGGCGCGCTGTGGCCGCTGACGCCGCCGCAGATCGGGCAGTACGCGGCGGTGATCATCGGGCTGACGGTGCTGCTGCTGGTGGGGCGGCGCACGGGCGGCCGGAGCGCGGCGCTGGTGATCGTGCCGTCGCTGGTGTTGCTGGCGCTGACGCACACGCGGACGGCGACGCTGGGGCTGCTGGTGGGGCTGGTGGTGGCGGTCGGGTCGCTGGTGCTGACCAGCGGGGCCGCGCGGCGGTTCTTCACGGGGGCGGTGGTGATCACGGTGGTGGTGGCGGTGGGGTTCGCGCCGCTGGTCCAGGCGTGGTTCCTGCGCGGGCAGAGCCAGGAGAACTTCACGAGTCTCACCGGGCGGGCGAAGGTGTGGGACGCGCTGCTGGCCGCGCCCCGCTCGACGACGGAGCACCTGTTCGGGGCGGGGCTCGGCGACAAGTCGTTCGCGGGGCTGCCGATCGACAACAGCTGGCTGGCGGTCTACCACGAGCAGGGCATGACGGGGGTCGTCCTGGTGGGGGCGTTCCTGGTGGTGCTGGGTGCGGTGGCGCTGCTGCGGCCGCCGTCGCTGGGGCGGGCCTGCGCGTTGTTCCTGATCACCTACTGCGCGATCGCCTCGTACACGGAGGCGGGGCTCGGTGACGCGTCGCCGTATCTGCTGCACCTGGCGGTGGCGGCCTCGCTGCTCGCGACGCCCGCCGCCACCCCGGCCGACCGGCTCCCCCAGCCTCTCGGCCCTTCCCAGCCCCTCGGCCTTTCCCGGCCGCCCCTCGACACAGAGCGGAGGTGA
- a CDS encoding PIG-L deacetylase family protein has translation MIRLGAGPLERVVAVGAHCDDIAIGAGGTLLALCQGRPGLRVDALVLSGGGGPRELEERAALAAFCPGADLRLTVLKLPDGRVPAHWDEAKGAVEELRARTEPDLVLAPRTDDAHQDHRCLAKLMSTAFRDHLVLGYEIVKWDGDLGRPAAYQPLSPETAERKVALLQEHYPSQRHRPWYDREAFLGLARIRGIECHARYAEAFAVTKLTLDLGE, from the coding sequence GTGATCCGGCTCGGCGCCGGGCCCCTGGAGCGGGTGGTCGCGGTGGGCGCGCACTGCGACGACATCGCGATCGGCGCGGGCGGCACCCTCCTCGCCCTGTGCCAGGGGCGTCCCGGCCTGCGGGTGGACGCGCTGGTCCTGTCCGGCGGCGGCGGTCCGCGCGAGCTGGAGGAGCGGGCCGCGCTCGCCGCGTTCTGTCCGGGCGCCGACCTGCGCCTGACGGTCCTGAAACTGCCGGACGGCCGGGTGCCCGCGCACTGGGACGAGGCGAAGGGCGCCGTCGAGGAGCTGCGCGCCCGCACCGAACCGGACCTGGTGCTGGCCCCGCGCACCGACGACGCCCACCAGGACCACCGCTGCCTGGCCAAGCTCATGTCGACGGCGTTCCGCGACCACCTCGTCCTCGGCTACGAGATCGTCAAGTGGGACGGCGACCTCGGCCGCCCCGCCGCCTACCAGCCGCTGTCACCGGAGACCGCCGAACGCAAGGTGGCCCTGCTCCAGGAGCACTATCCCTCGCAGCGCCACCGGCCCTGGTACGACCGGGAGGCGTTCCTCGGCCTCGCCCGGATCCGCGGCATCGAATGCCACGCCCGCTACGCGGAGGCGTTCGCCGTCACCAAACTCACTCTCGACCTGGGGGAATGA
- a CDS encoding DUF4910 domain-containing protein encodes MYALVERLYPLCRSITGDGVRATLEIVGELLPLTVHEVPTGTQVLDWTIPQEWNIRDAYVADADGRRVVDFAASSLHVLGYSVPVHRTMPLAELRAHLHTLPEHPSWVPYRTSYYQPAWGFCLAQETLDALPDGDYEVRIDSTLADGHLTYAEHVIPGQVADEVIVSCHVCHPSLANDNLAGIAVATYLARALAEGNPYYTYRFVFAPGTIGAITWLARNADHVDKVRHGLVLACAGDAGQLTYKRSRRGDAEIDQVLRHVLAASGRPHRVTEFTPYGYDERQYCSPGFDLGVGSLSRTPYAGYPEYHTSADDLGFVSPAAMADTLAVCREAFAVLDRNRRYVNLSPYGEPQLGRRGLYDALGGRSDAKQAQMAMLWVLSLADGEHGLLDVAERSGLAFDTVAAAADALCGAGLIKA; translated from the coding sequence ATGTACGCGCTGGTGGAGCGGCTGTACCCGCTGTGCCGCAGCATCACCGGCGACGGGGTGCGCGCCACCTTGGAGATCGTCGGCGAACTCCTCCCGCTGACCGTGCACGAGGTGCCGACCGGCACGCAGGTCCTGGACTGGACGATCCCGCAGGAGTGGAACATCCGGGACGCGTACGTCGCCGACGCGGACGGCCGGCGCGTCGTCGACTTCGCCGCGTCGAGCCTGCACGTGCTCGGCTACAGCGTGCCGGTGCACCGGACGATGCCGCTGGCGGAGCTCCGCGCCCACCTGCACACGCTGCCTGAGCATCCCTCCTGGGTGCCGTACCGCACCAGCTACTACCAGCCCGCCTGGGGTTTCTGCCTGGCCCAGGAGACGCTGGACGCATTGCCGGACGGCGACTACGAGGTGCGGATCGACTCGACGCTGGCCGACGGCCACCTCACCTACGCCGAGCACGTGATCCCCGGTCAGGTCGCCGACGAGGTGATCGTCTCCTGCCACGTCTGCCATCCGTCGCTGGCCAACGACAACCTCGCCGGGATCGCGGTGGCGACGTACCTGGCCCGCGCGCTGGCCGAGGGCAACCCGTACTACACGTACCGGTTCGTCTTCGCGCCCGGCACGATCGGCGCGATCACCTGGCTGGCCCGCAACGCGGACCACGTCGACAAGGTCAGGCACGGCCTGGTGCTGGCCTGCGCCGGGGACGCGGGGCAGCTGACGTACAAGCGGTCCCGGCGCGGCGACGCCGAGATCGACCAGGTGCTGCGGCACGTCCTGGCCGCCTCCGGGCGCCCGCACCGCGTCACGGAGTTCACCCCGTACGGGTACGACGAACGCCAGTACTGCTCCCCCGGGTTCGACCTGGGTGTGGGCTCGCTCAGCCGGACCCCGTACGCGGGGTATCCCGAGTACCACACGTCGGCGGACGACCTCGGTTTCGTCTCACCGGCGGCGATGGCCGACACGCTCGCCGTGTGCCGGGAGGCGTTCGCGGTGCTGGACCGCAACCGGCGCTACGTCAACCTCAGCCCGTACGGGGAGCCGCAGCTGGGGCGGCGCGGGCTGTACGACGCGCTGGGCGGGCGCAGTGACGCGAAACAGGCCCAGATGGCGATGCTCTGGGTGCTGAGCCTCGCGGACGGGGAGCACGGTCTGCTGGATGTCGCCGAGCGCTCGGGGCTGGCGTTCGACACCGTCGCCGCGGCGGCCGACGCCCTGTGCGGCGCCGGGCTGATCAAGGCGTGA
- the rfbC gene encoding dTDP-4-dehydrorhamnose 3,5-epimerase has translation MKATEVPAIAGAFLFEPTPYADERGFFCRTFDAEVVRSVGLDPDAFVQDSLSRSVRGVLRGLHLRSGAGEAKLVRCSYGRVFDVVVDLRPDSPTYLGQAHVELSGETQVTLYVPAGCAHGFQALTETADVSYRIDRPHDPSEDVTIAFDDPELAVPWPLPATSVSRRDREAPSLADVLKRREG, from the coding sequence GTGAAAGCGACCGAAGTACCGGCGATCGCCGGCGCGTTCCTGTTCGAGCCGACGCCGTACGCCGACGAACGCGGCTTCTTCTGCCGCACGTTCGACGCCGAGGTGGTCCGCTCGGTGGGCCTCGACCCGGACGCGTTCGTGCAGGACAGCCTGTCGCGGTCGGTGCGGGGCGTGCTGCGCGGGCTGCACCTGCGCTCGGGCGCCGGGGAGGCGAAGCTCGTGCGGTGCTCCTACGGGCGGGTCTTCGACGTCGTCGTCGACCTGCGCCCCGACTCGCCGACCTACCTGGGGCAGGCGCACGTCGAGCTGTCCGGGGAGACGCAGGTGACCCTGTACGTCCCGGCGGGGTGCGCGCACGGGTTCCAGGCGCTCACCGAGACCGCCGACGTCTCGTACCGCATCGACCGGCCGCACGACCCGTCCGAGGACGTCACGATCGCGTTCGACGACCCCGAACTCGCCGTGCCCTGGCCACTGCCGGCCACCTCGGTGTCCCGGCGCGACCGCGAGGCACCGAGCCTCGCCGACGTGCTCAAGCGCAGGGAGGGCTGA
- a CDS encoding NAD-dependent epimerase/dehydratase family protein: MRVLLTGHQGYLGTVMAPVLAAAGHEVTGLDAGLFAGCVLGPAPADPPGHRVDLRDVTAEHVAGVDAVIHLAALSNDPLGSLAPQLTYDINHHASVRLARLARDAGVKRFLYASTCSVYGAAGGDALVGEDAPLRPVTPYAESKVRVEDDLHTLADGDFSPVYLRNATAFGYSPRLRADIVLNNLVGHALLSGEVLVLSDGTPWRPLVHAADIARAFTAALEAPREAVHDRAFNIGSEVNNVTVAEIAGQVAEAVAGAKVVITGENGADPRSYRVDFSRFREALPGFDYEWTVKRGALELADAYRSFELTREDFEQRFTRLAVLRAASEEGAVDETLRWRR, translated from the coding sequence GTGCGCGTACTGCTGACCGGGCACCAGGGCTATCTGGGCACCGTGATGGCCCCGGTCCTCGCGGCGGCCGGCCACGAGGTCACCGGCCTCGACGCCGGCCTGTTCGCCGGCTGCGTCCTGGGCCCGGCGCCCGCCGACCCGCCGGGGCACCGCGTCGACCTGCGTGACGTCACCGCCGAGCACGTCGCCGGTGTCGACGCCGTGATCCACCTGGCCGCCCTCTCCAACGATCCGCTGGGCTCGCTGGCCCCGCAGCTCACCTACGACATCAACCACCACGCGTCCGTGCGCCTGGCCCGGCTCGCCCGGGACGCCGGGGTGAAGCGGTTCCTGTACGCGTCGACCTGCTCGGTGTACGGCGCGGCGGGCGGTGACGCGCTGGTCGGCGAGGACGCGCCGCTGCGCCCGGTGACGCCGTACGCGGAGTCGAAGGTGCGGGTCGAGGACGACCTGCACACGCTGGCCGACGGCGACTTCAGCCCCGTCTACCTGCGCAACGCGACCGCGTTCGGCTACTCGCCCCGGCTGCGTGCCGACATCGTGCTGAACAACCTGGTGGGGCACGCGCTGCTGTCCGGTGAGGTGCTGGTGCTCTCGGACGGCACGCCGTGGCGTCCGCTGGTGCACGCCGCCGACATCGCGCGGGCGTTCACCGCCGCGCTGGAGGCGCCGCGCGAGGCGGTGCACGACCGGGCGTTCAACATCGGCAGCGAGGTCAACAACGTGACCGTCGCCGAGATCGCCGGGCAAGTCGCCGAGGCGGTGGCCGGCGCGAAGGTCGTGATCACCGGGGAGAACGGCGCCGACCCGCGCTCCTACCGGGTCGACTTCTCCCGCTTCCGGGAAGCTCTCCCGGGGTTCGACTACGAGTGGACGGTGAAACGCGGCGCGCTCGAACTCGCCGACGCCTACCGGTCGTTCGAGCTGACGCGGGAGGACTTCGAGCAGCGCTTCACCCGCCTCGCGGTCCTGCGCGCGGCGTCCGAGGAGGGCGCGGTGGACGAGACGCTGCGGTGGCGCCGGTGA
- a CDS encoding glycosyltransferase family 2 protein: MTDRPRLSIGLPVYNGEEYLAESFDALLGQTYEDFELVVSDNASTDGTEDVCRRYAAKDSRIRYLRLPRNIGAAPNHTYVFTQCRGELFKWASHDDLYARDLLRRCVEALDERPEVILAHADQAVIDGDGRVTVPYAYTLATASPHAPERFRSFLFEAGGDDFYGVMRADVLRRVKPHDSYHHADRTFVAQLVLSGPFHQVPELLYFRRDHPTRAERANPSKRSRCVNLDPRRAGLLHPTPRLLAEYVWGFVSAIRRAPLSAADRRACYRHLAAWMSSRARPGAGERVEDRAPVDPASLTVSVDALVAGREGRGT; encoded by the coding sequence ATGACCGACCGTCCCAGGCTGAGCATCGGCCTGCCCGTCTACAACGGCGAGGAGTACCTGGCCGAGTCGTTCGACGCGCTGCTCGGGCAGACGTACGAGGATTTCGAGCTGGTCGTCTCCGACAACGCCTCGACCGACGGCACCGAGGACGTCTGCCGCCGGTACGCCGCGAAGGACTCCCGTATCCGCTACCTGCGGCTGCCCCGCAACATCGGCGCGGCCCCGAACCACACCTACGTGTTCACCCAGTGCCGCGGCGAACTCTTCAAGTGGGCCTCGCACGACGACCTGTACGCCCGCGACCTGCTGCGGCGCTGCGTCGAGGCGCTGGACGAGCGGCCCGAGGTGATCCTCGCCCACGCGGACCAGGCCGTCATCGACGGCGACGGCCGGGTGACCGTGCCCTACGCGTACACGCTCGCGACCGCCTCCCCGCACGCGCCGGAGCGGTTCCGCAGCTTCCTGTTCGAGGCCGGCGGCGACGACTTCTACGGCGTGATGCGCGCCGACGTGCTGCGCCGTGTGAAGCCGCACGACAGCTACCACCACGCGGACCGCACGTTCGTCGCCCAGCTCGTCCTCAGCGGGCCCTTCCACCAGGTGCCGGAGCTGCTGTACTTCCGGCGCGACCATCCCACGCGGGCCGAGCGGGCGAACCCCTCGAAGCGGTCCCGGTGCGTCAACCTGGATCCGCGCCGGGCGGGGTTGCTGCATCCGACGCCCCGGCTGCTCGCCGAGTACGTGTGGGGGTTCGTCTCGGCGATCCGGCGGGCGCCGCTGTCCGCGGCGGACCGGCGGGCCTGCTACAGGCATCTGGCGGCGTGGATGAGCAGCAGGGCGCGGCCGGGCGCCGGGGAGCGGGTGGAGGACCGGGCGCCGGTCGATCCGGCGTCGCTGACGGTGTCGGTGGACGCGCTGGTCGCGGGCCGGGAGGGGCGGGGGACGTGA